One region of Marivirga arenosa genomic DNA includes:
- a CDS encoding TIGR01777 family oxidoreductase, with product MKNILITGGSGLVGTELSALLKSKGYEVAHLTRSIKKNYPYQQFEWNIGKQQIDEKAFEFADVIIHLAGAGVADKRWTEERKKVIIESRTKSAQLLFDKIQANPEYAPKHLISASAIGYYGMNTGDKWVDEDSEVGNDFLADVTKKWEASVDQFEALNIPVAKIRIGIVLTDKGGALPQLAQPIKLFAGAPLGSGKQWMSWIHIDDLTRLFLHSLKNKLTGVYNGVGENPNTNKEVTRAVAKVLNKPLVLPNVPAFAMKLLLGEMAQMVLGGNKVSAKKTLQSGFEFKFEKLDEALEDIYKAS from the coding sequence ATGAAAAATATATTAATAACCGGTGGCTCTGGACTTGTAGGAACTGAACTTTCTGCTCTATTAAAATCTAAGGGATATGAAGTTGCCCATTTAACAAGGAGCATAAAGAAAAACTATCCTTATCAACAGTTTGAATGGAATATAGGAAAGCAGCAAATTGATGAAAAGGCTTTCGAGTTTGCCGATGTGATTATCCATTTAGCTGGTGCTGGAGTAGCTGACAAACGTTGGACAGAGGAGCGTAAAAAAGTAATTATTGAAAGCAGAACGAAATCTGCTCAACTTCTATTCGATAAAATTCAAGCTAATCCTGAATATGCACCTAAACATTTGATAAGCGCAAGTGCTATTGGCTATTATGGTATGAACACTGGTGATAAATGGGTAGATGAAGACTCTGAAGTTGGCAATGATTTCTTAGCTGATGTAACCAAAAAATGGGAAGCTTCTGTAGATCAATTTGAAGCATTGAATATTCCAGTTGCTAAAATCAGAATAGGAATTGTCTTAACAGATAAAGGCGGAGCATTACCACAATTAGCTCAGCCCATCAAATTATTTGCCGGTGCACCCTTAGGTTCAGGAAAGCAATGGATGAGCTGGATCCACATCGATGACTTAACAAGGCTATTTTTACACAGTTTAAAAAATAAATTAACTGGAGTATATAATGGCGTTGGAGAAAATCCAAATACGAATAAAGAAGTAACACGGGCAGTTGCAAAAGTTTTAAATAAACCTTTGGTTCTGCCAAATGTGCCTGCTTTTGCGATGAAATTATTATTAGGCGAAATGGCTCAAATGGTTTTGGGAGGTAATAAGGTAAGTGCGAAAAAAACGCTTCAGTCAGGATTTGAATTTAAGTTTGAAAAGTTGGATGAGGCATTAGAGGATATTTATAAGGCCTCCTAG
- a CDS encoding tRNA-binding protein, with product MNENDKTIGWEDFSKIEMRVGSILRAEEFSEAMRPAYKLWVDFGEYGIRKSSAQITVLYELEELIGKKVVAVLNFPPKQIANFMSECLVLGAVDDDRVSLLGVDKSVENGLRIA from the coding sequence ATGAATGAGAATGATAAAACAATTGGCTGGGAGGATTTTTCTAAAATAGAAATGCGAGTTGGGTCAATACTAAGAGCTGAAGAATTCTCGGAAGCAATGAGGCCTGCTTACAAATTATGGGTTGATTTTGGAGAGTATGGAATCAGGAAATCCTCAGCTCAAATAACTGTTTTATATGAGTTAGAAGAATTAATTGGTAAAAAGGTGGTTGCAGTATTAAACTTTCCTCCAAAACAGATAGCGAACTTCATGAGCGAATGTTTGGTTCTAGGAGCGGTAGATGATGACAGAGTCAGTTTGCTAGGAGTTGATAAAAGTGTGGAAAATGGTTTAAGGATTGCTTGA